From a single Oreochromis niloticus isolate F11D_XX linkage group LG4, O_niloticus_UMD_NMBU, whole genome shotgun sequence genomic region:
- the hgs gene encoding hepatocyte growth factor-regulated tyrosine kinase substrate isoform X3 gives MGKGGGTFERLLDKATSQLLLETDWESILQICDLIRQGDTQAKYAIGAIKKKLNDKNPHVAIYALEVLESVVKNCGQTVHDEVASKQTMEELKELLKTEPNVRNKILYLIQAWAHAFRNEPKYKVVQDTYQIMKVEGHVFPEFKESDAMFAAERAPDWVDAEECHRCRVQFGVMTRKHHCRACGQIFCGKCSSKYSTIPKFGIEKEVRVCEPCFELLNNHPSLSPPLRKAEGKAPSAGSAELPPEYLTSPLSQQSQMPPKRDEAALQEEEELQLAIALSQSEAEEKERMRHKNSYSMYPKTDPTPVTSSAPPVSTLYTSPVNSSAPSAEDVDPELARYLNRTYWEKKQEEARKSPTPSAPAPVTLAEPLPAISQPVESHVPVQPANIVEQQYQNGESEENHEQFLKALQNAVTTFLNRMKSNHMRGRSITNDSAVLSLFQSINNMHPQLLDILNQLDEKRLYYEGLQDKLAQVRDARAALNALRDEHREKLRRAAEEAERQRQIQLAQKLEIMRQKKQEYLEMQRQLAIQRLQEQEKERQMRLEQQKHTIQMRAQMPAFSLPYAQMQSLPPNVAGGVVYQPGAPPSYPGTFSPAGSVEGSPMHNIYMNQPGQTAPAQYQAMPGPTTDPNMVNAYMYPPPGTNGQPAPPPGQAPPTTSPPYSTYQPTPTQGYQNVASQAQSMPPMSQAPPTNGMGYMGYQPYNMQNMISALPGQDPNMPPQQQYMPGQQPMYQQVAPPGGPPQQQQQPQQPQQQAPQAVPGSAEAQLISFD, from the exons ATGGGAAAAGGTGGAGGCACATTTGAGAGGCTTCTCG ATAAAGCCACCAGTCAACTGCTTCTGGAGACTGACTGGGAATCCATCCTGCAGATCTGTGATCTCATTCGACAGGGAGACACACA AGCTAAATATGCCATTGGGGCCATTAAAAAGAAGCTGAATGACAAAAATCCACATGTGGCGATTTATGCACTTGAG GTCCTGGAGTCAGTGGTGAAGAACTGTGGCCAGACGGTGCACGATGAGGTGGCGAGTAAGCAAACCATGGAGGAACTGAAGGAGCTACTTAAG ACGGAACCAAATGTCAGAAACAAGATTCTTTACCTGATCCAGGCCTGGGCTCACGCCTTCCGCAATGAACCCAAATATAAAGTGGTTCAAGACACCTATCAGATCATGAAAGTGGAAG GTCACGTTTTCCCCGAGTTCAAGGAGAGTGACGCCATGTTTGCTGCTGAGAGA GCCCCTGACTGGGTTGACGCTGAGGAGTGCCACCGGTGCAGAGTCCAGTTTGGTGTTATGACAAGAAAG CACCACTGTCGAGCCTGTGGCCAGATTTTCTGCGGCAAGTGTTCGTCTAAGTACTCCACCATTCCCAAGTTTGGGATCGAGAAGGAAGTGCGTGTGTGCGAGCCCTGCTTCGAGCTGCTTAACAA CcacccctccctctctcctccactTAGGAAAGCTGAAGGAAAAGCCCCTTCCGCAGGCTCTGCTGAACTGCCACCTGAGTACCTGACCAGCCCACTGTCCCAGCAGTCACAG ATGCCCCCCAAGAGAGATGAGGCTGccctgcaggaggaggaggagctgcagCTGGCCATAGCCCTTTCTCAAAGTGAGGCTGAGGAGAAGGAGCGAATG AGACATAAGAACTCGTACTCGATGTATCCCAAAACCGATCCCACCCCAGTGACTTCCTCAGCTCCCCCAGTCAGTACCCTCTACACTTCCCCTGTG AACTCCTCTGCTCCATCAGCTGAAGATGTAGATCCTGAG CTGGCCCGTTACCTGAACAGAACATACtgggagaaaaaacaggaagaggCTCGCAAGAGTCCCACCCCCTCAGCCCCTGCCCCTGTGACATTGGCCGAGCCACTTCCGGCAATCAGTCAGCCCGTGGAAAGTCACGTCCCTGTCCAGCCTGCCAACATAGTGGAG CAGCAGTACCAGAATGGCGAATCAGAGGAGAACCATGAGCAGTTTCTGAAGGCTCTGCAGAATGCTGTCACCACCTTCCTGAACCGCATGAAGAGCAACCACATGCGTGGGCGAAGCATCACCAACGACAGCGCCGTGCTCTCACTCTTCCAGTCCATCAACAACATGCACCCACAGCTTTTGGACATCCTCAACCAGCTAGATGAGAAGCGAT TGTATTATGAAGGGCTGCAGGACAAGCTAGCTCAGGTTCGTGATGCTCGGGCCGCTCTCAACGCACTCCGGGACgaacacagagagaaactgcGTCGCGCTGCAGAGGAAGCGGAAAGGCAGAGGCAGATCCAGCTGGCACAAAAATTGGAGATCATGAGGCAGAAGAAACAG GAGTACCTGGAGATGCAAAGACAGTTGGCCATTCAGCGCCTCCAGGAGCAGGAGAAAGAGAGGCAGATGCGTTTGGAGCAGCAGAAGCACACCATCCAGATGAGGGCCCAGATGCCTGCTTTCTCTCTTCCCTATGCCCAG ATGCAGTCTTTGCCCCCCAATGTTGCGGGAGGGGTGGTATACCAACCCGGTGCTCCGCCCAGCTACCCAGGCACTTTCAGCCCCGCTGGTTCTGTGGAGGGTTCACCTATGCACAACATCTATATGAATCAGCCAGGGCAGACTGCACCAGCACAGTACCAGGCTATGCCTGGTCCTACCACAG ATCCCAATATGGTTAATGCATACATGTACCCGCCTCCAGGAACTAATGGGCAGCCCGCTCCTCCGCCTGGTCAGGCTCCGCCCACAACTAGTCCACCCTACTCCACCTATCAGCCCACACCTACGCAGGGTTACCAG AATGTGGCCTCTCAGGCGCAGAGTATGCCCCCCATGTCCCAGGCACCCCCCACTAACGGTATGGGTTATATGGGTTACCAGCCGTACAATATGCAGAACATGATTTCAGCATTGCCAGGACAGGACCCCAATATGCCCCCCCAACAGCAGTACATGCCAGGCCAGCAGCCCATGTATCAGCAG GTTGCTCCCCCTGGTGGCCCcccgcagcagcagcaacagccgCAGCAACCGCAGCAGCAGGCACCTCAAGCCGTGCCGGGCAGCGCAGAGGCACAGCTCATCTCCTTCGACTGA